DNA sequence from the Acidothermus cellulolyticus 11B genome:
TGACAGCGGTGAACTGCCGGGTCGGAAGGGATCCGCCGTTGCCAATGAATTTCAGCACGACTCCTTGCCAGGCGAGGAAGAGCGCAAGGGTGACGACGAACGACGGAATACCGACCTTGGCCACGAGAAACCCGGTGACGACGCCAATCGCGGTCCCCGTGCAGACCGCGAGGAGAAGCGCGGTGGGTTGATTGCTGGCAAAGCCGCCGGCCAGGATGATGGTGCCTGCGCCGACGGCGATCGCCGCCGGCCAGAGCCGTTGCCAGACGGCGATGCCCAGGGCGAAGACCATTGCCGCGAGATAGACGCCGAACGTCCCCCCTTTGAGGACGTTGTAGAGGTTTCCGTTGTGGTTGAGTCCGAGCGCCATTGCGGCTGCGCAGACCCCGCTCGCCGTGCCGGCGGACAGGTCGATTTCGCCAAGGAGCAGGACGAAGACCAACCCCATCGCGAGGAGGATGTAACCGCCCGCTTGGCTGGGCAGGTTGGCGAGATTGCCGACGGTGAAGAACCGCGGACTGGTCGTGGAGAAGACGACGAGCAGGACGATCACACCGAGGAGGGCCGGGAGGGCGCCTGGATCGCCGCGACGCACCTTGGCGACGTAGCCGAAAAATGCTTCCTTCAAGTTGAGGGCACCGATGTCGCCGGCGAATTCGCCAACCGCCTGCCGAATGCCGGCTGTCGTCTTTCCGGTGGCCTGGGGCTTGAGTTCGGTCACTGTCCTCACCTGTTAACGCGGGAATTTCAGGAATTCGACGGAGGAATCAAGCGCTCTGCGCAGCTTCGGCCGGCTGGAGGCCAAGGTTTCCGCTGCGCCCGGCGGTAATGAGCTCGACGACTTGTGCGTGCGTGACGTCGGAGGCGGACACCTCGGCGGCGACCCGGCCGAGGTACATCGCCGTGATCCGGTCCGCCACCTGCATCACGTCGTTCATGTTGTGCGAGATGAGGACGACGCCGTGCCCGGAGTCGGCAAGCCGCCGCACCAAATCGAGGACCTGTTTGGTCTGCGCGACGCCGAGCGCGGCGGTCGGTTCGTCGAGCACGATGACTTTGTTTTCCCACAGGACCGCCTTGGCGATCGCGACGGTCTGGCGCTGGCCGCCGGAGAGGCTCGAGACGACCTGGCGGACGGATTGGATGGTGCGCACCGAGAGGCTCGCGAGGGTTTCCCGGGCCCGGCGCTCCATGGTTCCTTCGTCAAGGGCATGCAATGGTCGGGTCCGAAGCTCCCGGCCAAGGAACATGTTCTGCACGATGTCGAGGTTGTCGCAGAGGGCGAGGTCCTGGTACACGAATTCGATGCCGTACGCGGCGGCATCCCGCGGGCCATGAATATGAATCTGCTTACCGGCAAAGTAAAACTCGCCGCTGTCGACCGGATAGATACCGGCAATACACTTAATCAGAGTGCTCTTTCCTGCGCCGTTGTCGCCGACGAGCGCCATGACCTCGCCGGGATAGACATTGAAGTCCACGTCGCGGAGCACGTGGACCGCGCCGAAACTCTTATTGATGCCCCGAAGGGCGAGGATGGGGGATTCGCTCACGTCTGCCTTCTTTCGGATCGCCTACCGATGCAACGCCGGTCGTTGGGGGTCCGCGACGAACCGAGCGTCAGGTGGGCTCGCGCTTCCTTGCCACGACGATAGATCCGACGCCGCGTCCGTGCAGCGCATCACCCGGCTCGGTCGCCATGTGGCGGCACGGCCCGCCTGGGCCGTGCCGCCACTGCGTTGTGACGTCAGCTCACGCCGTACTTCTGGCAGAGCGATGCGACGTCACCCTTGCAGATGTCCGCAGCCGAGGCCTGACCGGCCTTGACGACGTCCTCGACCTTGTCCGCGGTGATCCATTCCGGCGTCTGCAAGGCAGACGGCACGTCACGGTTGCCCTGCGGGTCGTGGACCTTGCCGTTGATGAGCGAACCGGGGTCCTTGCCCTGGATCAGGTCGATCGCAAGCTGGGCCGCTGCGCTCGCCTCGAGAGATGTGTTCTTGAAGACGGTGCCGCACTGGTCCCCACGGAGAACGCTCTGCAGACCCGGAACCGTGGCGTCCTGCCCGGTGACCGGCGCCTTGAGGCCCTGCGACTTCTCCACGGTGATGACCGACTGCGCCATGCCGTCGTTGGCGACCAGCACGCCGTCCACCTTGCCGCCGGCGGCGGTGAGCAACTGCTGGAAGATCGTGCCGGCCTGCGCGTTGTCCCAGTTCGGCACGGACTGGTCGCCGACCTTCTTCCACTTGCCGGTGGCGTACAGCGGGTCGAGGACCGAGTCATAGCCCTGCTTGAAGAGGGTCGCGTTGTTGTCCGTCGGCGAACCGTTGATCTCGATGATGCGGACGGGGTTGCTGGTGGTAGCCGAAGCCGCCTTGTCCTTCAGGCAATCCACCAGTCCTTGGCCCATCAGCTTGCCGACCTGGACGTTGTCGAATGAGACGTAGTACGAGGCGCTTCCGCCGAGGGTGAGCCGGTCGTAGTCGATGGTCTTGATACCGGCCTGTGCCGCCTTGGCCTCGACGGCCGCACCGGACGGGCTGTCCAGGTCGACGATGATGAGGACCTTCACGCCTTCCTGGATCATGCTGTCAGCGATCTGTGCGAACTTGTTCTTGTCGCCGAGAGCGTTCTGGATGTCCGCCTTGATACCTGCGGCCTGGAACGCCTTCTGCAGGTTCGGGCGGTCCTGGCTCTCCCACCGGGTGGACGACTGCGTGTCGGGCAGGATGACGCCGACCTGAGCGCCGCCACCGCCGCCGCCGCCGGCCGACGACGACGCAGCAGCGGACTGGGAGCTGCTCCCGGCAGCGCTTGGGCTGGTCGTACCACTTGTGCTCTTGCTGCTGCTGCACGCGGCAATGCCAAGACCGGCGATAGCCGTGAGAGCAGCGATGCGAACAGCGTTTTTGTACATAGAGATCCCCTCTTGCTCCACGCTGGGCGCGGAGCGTTCGCTCCGCAGGACGGCCCAGTTGTTGCGTCGGACAACATATGCCGGAAGCGGTGATCAGCGGAAGGGGATTCGGCCCGTCGTTTTGGTTCGGTATCGATCCGTTACCGAGACGTGACAGCCGGGTTAGCGGCCGGTGGCTTTTGAGGTGTTTTGTCGCTCCCGGCGGGTGTGAGAGCGGTTACCTGGGCGGGAACGGGCTTCGGCCCGCCGATCTCCGGCAGGTCGTTCGCGACGTCGCCCGGTACGTCGCTCGGCATGTTGTCCGGTACGTAGTCCCGCGTGCCGTCGGGGTTCCGTGCGACGTCGATCCGACGGCCGGGCCGGGACAGGGACGCGCTGACGCAGGTGGCCCCGACGACAAGAGACGCAGCGCCCAGCATGTGAATTTCGACCAACCCCGCAGGCAAGCCGAGGAAGTACTGGGTCCAGCCGATGACCGCTTGGACCGCAAGGAGGACGACCATCCAGCGCGTCGCGCGGATCGTTCGTCGTCCGACGTCCATGACGGTTGCGGTGACCGCCAGACCCACCGCGAGGCCGACGAGGAGCATGGCGAGATCCGCGTGGAGCTGCGCCAGCGAGGCAGGTCGCGCCGGTATCCGGGCGGCCCGAGGATCGCCCGCATGCGGACCGGCACCCGTCACGGTGGTGCCGGCTGCGCAGACCGCGAAGGTCAGGGCAAGGAGGGCCTGCCCGGCCCGCCGGAGAGCTACCGGCGGCGCACCGGTGGCTGCCGGTGGAAGCGATCGAAACCAGGCCACCGTCGCGGTGGCGACAACGCCCATCGAGAGCAAGAAATGCGCCGCAACCGCCCACGGGTTGAGGTCGGTCAGAACGGTGATACCGCCAAGCACGGCCTGCGCCGGAATGCCGAGGAGCGTGGCCCACGCCCACGGTCGCAGGTCACGGCGCTCCGGTGCGGCCCGGTAAACGGCGACGAGTGCTGCGACCGCGGCTGCCAAGACGACGTAGGTGAACAGCCGGTTCCCGAATTCGACGTACTTGTGCCACGAGAGCTCAGGCGTCGGGACCAACGACGACGGCGCGCAGTCCGGCCATGATGGGCACCCCAGGCCGGAGCCGGTGAGTCGGACCAGACCGCCGGTGCCCACAATCGCGACGTTCGCGACCAGCGCCGCTGCGGTGCACCGGCGCACCACCTGAGGTGTTGCCCGCCACGACCGGAGGCGGGCACGTATCGTTGCCGCGGGCACGCCTTGATGCTACGGGCCGCCGATCGTGCCGCCGCTCGCGAGTGTGGATGGGAAGCGGCTCGCGCGGCCGCCACGTGGTCCGGTGCGGGCCGGGGTGCCGGCACCCGGCCGACAGGCTGAAATAGGTAACATTGCGGTTGTGAAATCCGCGGTCACCCTGCTGGGGTCGGACGACGTCCGCACCCGCGATCGCGTCGCGCGCGCCTTGCACGAGCACGGACCGCAGACTGCGGCGGCGTTGAGCATGCGGTTCGGCCTCACACCGGCCGCCGTCCGGCGCCACCTCGAGGCACTGATCGCGGCCGGAAAGGTCTGCGAAGTTCCCGAACCGAAGGGTCGCGTGCGCCATCGCGGCCGCCCGGCGAAGCTCTTCGCACTGACCGATCTCGGCCGTTCCGCATTCCCGCACGCCTACGACTCCCTCGCCGCGGCCGCGCTGCGTTACGTCGCCCAGCTCGTCGGCGAACCGGGCGTTCGGGAATTCGCGTACCGGCATGCCGCCGAGCTCGAGGGCCGTTACGCAACCGTCCTCGCTCAACTCGACCGGCGAGAGCGCCCAGCCGCCCTCGCCGAGGCCCTTACCGCCGACGGATACGCAGCCTCCGTCGAAACGGTGCCGACCGGCACGCAGATTTGCCAGCACCACTGCCCGATCGCCCATGTCGCCGCGGAATTCCCGCAGCTGTGCGAGGCTGAGACGCAGGCGTTCGCGCGATTGCTGGACATCCACGTCCAGCGGCTGGCGACCATCGCCCACGGTGACGGCGTCTGCACCACCCACATTCCGGCCGCCGTGCAGCCCGATGGTGACAGCCGTCACCTTCCGGTGTTGACGCAGCGTCCCCGCCGGACACGCCGGCGTGGACGACGGCAACCGACGTCCACGCAGGCCACGAGACCGTACGAGAAGGCGTAGGAGGAAGGTCACATCATGACGACGTTGCAGCGTCCCGAATTGGACCAGCTCGGCCGGTACAAGTTCGGATGGGCGGATCCGGACATCGCCGGCGCCTCCGCCCGCCGCGGGCTCTCCGAAGAGGTGGTCCGCGACATTTCGGCGAAGAAGGGGGAACCGGCGTGGATGCTCGAGCGACGTCTGAAGGCGTTGCGCATTTTTGAGAAGAAGCCGCTGCCCACGTGGGGCGCCGACCTGTCGGGCATCGATTTCAACACCATCAAGTACTACGTGCGCGCCAGTGAGAAGCAGGCGAACAGTTGGGACGAGCTGCCGGAGGACATCCGCCGCACCTACGACCGCCTCGGCATTCCCGAAGCGGAGAAGCAGCGCCTCATCGCCGGTGTCGCCGCGCAGTACGAATCGGAGGTCGTCTACCACAAGATTCGCGAGGATCTGGCCCGTCAGGGCGTCATTTTCCTCGACACAGACACCGGACTCCGTGAACACGAGGACCTCTTCAAAGAGTATTTCGGCTCGGTGATCCCCGCCGGTGACAACAAGTTCGCCGCGTTGAACACCGCGGTCTGGTCCGGCGGCTCGTTCATTTATGTGCCGCCCGGCGTCCACGTCGACATCCCGCTGCAGGCGTACTTCCGCATCAACACCGAGAACATGGGCCAGTTCGAGCGGACCCTCATCATCGTCGATGAAGGGGCGTACGTGCACTACGTCGAGGGCTGTACCGCGCCGATTTATTCGAGCGATTCCCTGCACGCCGCCGTCGTCGAAATCATCGTGAAGAAGAATGCCCGGTGCCGGTACACGACGATTCAGAACTGGTCGAACAACGTGTACAACCTGGTCACCAAGCGTGCGGTCGCCCATGAGGGCGCCACCATGGAGTGGGTGGACGGCAATATCGGGTCGAAAGTCACGATGAAGTACCCCGCGGTGTGGCTGGTCGGTCCGCACGCGAAAGGTGAGACGCTGTCGGTGGCGTTCGCCGGTGAGGGCCAGCATCAGGACGCCGGCGCGAAGATGGTGCACGCCGCACCGTACACGTCGTCCACCATCGTGTCGAAATCCGTTGCCCGAGGGGGAGGACGGACGAGCTACCGCGGTCTGGTGCAGGTCATGGAAGGCGCATACGGCTCGAAGTCCACGGTCAAGTGCGACGCCCTGCTCGTCGACACGATCAGCCGGTCCGACACCTACCCCTACGTGGACGTCCGCGAGGACGACGTCGCGATGGGGCACGAGGCAACCGTGTCAAAGGTCAATGAGAACCAGCTCTTCTACCTCATGAGCCGAGGGCTCACCGAGGACGAAGCAATGGCGATGATCGTCCGAGGCTTCGTCGAGCCGATCGCCCGGGAGCTGCCCATGGAGTATGCCCTGGAGCTCAACCGGCTCATCGAACTGCAAATGGAAGGGGCCGTCGGCTGATGACGGAGCGCACGAACATGCTAGAAACCGCCGAGCTCTCCGAGCTCGAACGCGGACGGATCGACGTCGACGACGCGCCGGTCCATCCGCAGCCGCACAGCCACGGTCTCCAAGGCGGCCGGCACCTTGAGCGGACGTTCTCCTTTGACCCGGCGGACTTTCCGGAGCCGGACAGTCACCAGGAGCTCTGGCGGTTCGCCGCGCTTCCCCGCCTCCGGCCGCTGTTTGCGGGCCCGCCGGCGACGGGAACCGTCGACGTCAGCTGGCCTGACGCAGCGCCGGTCCAGACGGTGCCGATGACGGATCCGAGGCTCGACGTCGTCCACACGCCGTTCGACCGGATATCCGCGGTGGCCCGGCAGCGGGTCACCGAGGCTTTAGTCGTCGACATCGGTGACACGGCGGCCGAGCCGGTCACTCTCGCCGCCAAAGGCACGGGCGGGGTGAGCTACGGGCATTTGCTCGTCACGACCCGTCCCGGGAGCGCCGGCACTGTGGTCCTTGACCACAGGGGGAGCGGCACCTACGCAGCAAACGTCGAGCTCGATGTCGCCGACGGGTCAAGCCTGACGTTCGTCACCATCCAGGATTGGGACGACGACGCCATTCACGTCGCCGCGCACTCGGCCCGGATTGGCCGGGACGCCCGATTGCGGCACATCAACGTGAGCTTCGGCGGTTCGGCCGTGCGCATTTCACCCCTCGTCACGTTCGCCGCGCCGGGCGGCGATGCGGAATTGCTCGGTGTCTTCTTCGCCGACGCCGGCCAACACATCGACGCACGGCTCATGGTCGACCATTCGGCGCCGAATTGCCGGAGCCGGGTGAATTACCGCGGTGCGCTGCAAGGAGAGAAGGCGCGGACCGTCTGGGTCGGTGACGTCATCATCCGCCCGCAAGCCGTGGGTACGGACACCTACGAGGCCAACCGCAACCTTCTGCTCACCGACGGCGCCCGAGCCGACTCGGTGCCGAATCTGGAAATCCTCACCGGCGAGGTCATCGGAGCCGGCCACGCGAGTGCGACCGGACGGTTGGACGACGAACAGCTCTTCTACCTGCAGGCCCGTGGTATTCCGCGTGATCAGGCGCGCCGGCTCATTGTGCGGGGCTTCTTCGCCGACGTCATCGAGGACATCGGCATCCCGGAGTTGGTGACCCGGCTGCTCGCCCATGTCGACCGGGAGCTGGAATTGACCGAGCTCACGGCGGTCAACCGATGACCCGGTCTGCGGTGGACGTTCCACGATCCTTTGTGTCCGGTACCTGTGTCAAGGAGATGGCATGAGCACCTTGGAGATACGTGACTTGCACGTCACTGTCGACTCATCCGACGGTGAACGGGAAATTCTGCACGGCATCGACCTCACCGTCCGGTCCGGTGAAACGCACGCGATCATGGGCCCGAACGGTTCGGGCAAGTCGACGTTGGCGTACGCCCTCGCCGGTCACCCGAAATATCACATCACCGGCGGCGCCGTCCTGCTGGACGGCGTCGACATCACCACGATGAAAGTGGACGAACGCGCCCGCGCCGGGCTCTTCCTCGCCATGCAGTACCCCGTCGAGGTGCCGGGGGTGTCGGTCTCGAACTTCCTGCGCACCGCAGTCACCGCGCTTCGCGGCCAGGCGCCGAAACTCCGGGCGTGGGTGACCGAGATGAAGGAAGCGATGAACAGGCTGCAGATCGACGCGAGTTTCGCCGACCGGAATCTCAATGAAGGCTTCTCCGGCGGCGAGAAGAGGCGTCACGAAATTCTGCAACTCGAACTGCTGAATCCGAAATTCGCCGTCCTCGACGAGACGGACTCCGGGTTGGACATCGACGCGTTGAAAGTCGTCTCCGAGGGCATCAACCGGTTCCGGGCCGACAAGGAGCACGGTGTGCTGCTCATCACCCACTACACGCGGATTCTCCGCTACGTCCCACCCGATCACGTGCACGTCGTTGTCGACGGGCGAATCGCGGAAGAGGGCGGCCCGGAGCTGGCCGAGCGGCTGGAGGCCGAAGGGTACGAGCGGTATGTGAGGGCGACCGCGTAGCCGCCGGTCCTGAGGAGGTCCCGATGGCGTTCGACGTCGACGTCGTG
Encoded proteins:
- a CDS encoding ATP-binding cassette domain-containing protein, with translation MSESPILALRGINKSFGAVHVLRDVDFNVYPGEVMALVGDNGAGKSTLIKCIAGIYPVDSGEFYFAGKQIHIHGPRDAAAYGIEFVYQDLALCDNLDIVQNMFLGRELRTRPLHALDEGTMERRARETLASLSVRTIQSVRQVVSSLSGGQRQTVAIAKAVLWENKVIVLDEPTAALGVAQTKQVLDLVRRLADSGHGVVLISHNMNDVMQVADRITAMYLGRVAAEVSASDVTHAQVVELITAGRSGNLGLQPAEAAQSA
- a CDS encoding COX15/CtaA family protein yields the protein MPAATIRARLRSWRATPQVVRRCTAAALVANVAIVGTGGLVRLTGSGLGCPSWPDCAPSSLVPTPELSWHKYVEFGNRLFTYVVLAAAVAALVAVYRAAPERRDLRPWAWATLLGIPAQAVLGGITVLTDLNPWAVAAHFLLSMGVVATATVAWFRSLPPAATGAPPVALRRAGQALLALTFAVCAAGTTVTGAGPHAGDPRAARIPARPASLAQLHADLAMLLVGLAVGLAVTATVMDVGRRTIRATRWMVVLLAVQAVIGWTQYFLGLPAGLVEIHMLGAASLVVGATCVSASLSRPGRRIDVARNPDGTRDYVPDNMPSDVPGDVANDLPEIGGPKPVPAQVTALTPAGSDKTPQKPPAANPAVTSR
- a CDS encoding helix-turn-helix transcriptional regulator, whose amino-acid sequence is MKSAVTLLGSDDVRTRDRVARALHEHGPQTAAALSMRFGLTPAAVRRHLEALIAAGKVCEVPEPKGRVRHRGRPAKLFALTDLGRSAFPHAYDSLAAAALRYVAQLVGEPGVREFAYRHAAELEGRYATVLAQLDRRERPAALAEALTADGYAASVETVPTGTQICQHHCPIAHVAAEFPQLCEAETQAFARLLDIHVQRLATIAHGDGVCTTHIPAAVQPDGDSRHLPVLTQRPRRTRRRGRRQPTSTQATRPYEKA
- a CDS encoding sugar ABC transporter substrate-binding protein, with product MYKNAVRIAALTAIAGLGIAACSSSKSTSGTTSPSAAGSSSQSAAASSSAGGGGGGGAQVGVILPDTQSSTRWESQDRPNLQKAFQAAGIKADIQNALGDKNKFAQIADSMIQEGVKVLIIVDLDSPSGAAVEAKAAQAGIKTIDYDRLTLGGSASYYVSFDNVQVGKLMGQGLVDCLKDKAASATTSNPVRIIEINGSPTDNNATLFKQGYDSVLDPLYATGKWKKVGDQSVPNWDNAQAGTIFQQLLTAAGGKVDGVLVANDGMAQSVITVEKSQGLKAPVTGQDATVPGLQSVLRGDQCGTVFKNTSLEASAAAQLAIDLIQGKDPGSLINGKVHDPQGNRDVPSALQTPEWITADKVEDVVKAGQASAADICKGDVASLCQKYGVS
- the sufD gene encoding Fe-S cluster assembly protein SufD; its protein translation is MLETAELSELERGRIDVDDAPVHPQPHSHGLQGGRHLERTFSFDPADFPEPDSHQELWRFAALPRLRPLFAGPPATGTVDVSWPDAAPVQTVPMTDPRLDVVHTPFDRISAVARQRVTEALVVDIGDTAAEPVTLAAKGTGGVSYGHLLVTTRPGSAGTVVLDHRGSGTYAANVELDVADGSSLTFVTIQDWDDDAIHVAAHSARIGRDARLRHINVSFGGSAVRISPLVTFAAPGGDAELLGVFFADAGQHIDARLMVDHSAPNCRSRVNYRGALQGEKARTVWVGDVIIRPQAVGTDTYEANRNLLLTDGARADSVPNLEILTGEVIGAGHASATGRLDDEQLFYLQARGIPRDQARRLIVRGFFADVIEDIGIPELVTRLLAHVDRELELTELTAVNR
- the sufC gene encoding Fe-S cluster assembly ATPase SufC, translated to MSTLEIRDLHVTVDSSDGEREILHGIDLTVRSGETHAIMGPNGSGKSTLAYALAGHPKYHITGGAVLLDGVDITTMKVDERARAGLFLAMQYPVEVPGVSVSNFLRTAVTALRGQAPKLRAWVTEMKEAMNRLQIDASFADRNLNEGFSGGEKRRHEILQLELLNPKFAVLDETDSGLDIDALKVVSEGINRFRADKEHGVLLITHYTRILRYVPPDHVHVVVDGRIAEEGGPELAERLEAEGYERYVRATA
- the sufB gene encoding Fe-S cluster assembly protein SufB; translated protein: MTTLQRPELDQLGRYKFGWADPDIAGASARRGLSEEVVRDISAKKGEPAWMLERRLKALRIFEKKPLPTWGADLSGIDFNTIKYYVRASEKQANSWDELPEDIRRTYDRLGIPEAEKQRLIAGVAAQYESEVVYHKIREDLARQGVIFLDTDTGLREHEDLFKEYFGSVIPAGDNKFAALNTAVWSGGSFIYVPPGVHVDIPLQAYFRINTENMGQFERTLIIVDEGAYVHYVEGCTAPIYSSDSLHAAVVEIIVKKNARCRYTTIQNWSNNVYNLVTKRAVAHEGATMEWVDGNIGSKVTMKYPAVWLVGPHAKGETLSVAFAGEGQHQDAGAKMVHAAPYTSSTIVSKSVARGGGRTSYRGLVQVMEGAYGSKSTVKCDALLVDTISRSDTYPYVDVREDDVAMGHEATVSKVNENQLFYLMSRGLTEDEAMAMIVRGFVEPIARELPMEYALELNRLIELQMEGAVG
- a CDS encoding sugar ABC transporter permease; translated protein: MTELKPQATGKTTAGIRQAVGEFAGDIGALNLKEAFFGYVAKVRRGDPGALPALLGVIVLLVVFSTTSPRFFTVGNLANLPSQAGGYILLAMGLVFVLLLGEIDLSAGTASGVCAAAMALGLNHNGNLYNVLKGGTFGVYLAAMVFALGIAVWQRLWPAAIAVGAGTIILAGGFASNQPTALLLAVCTGTAIGVVTGFLVAKVGIPSFVVTLALFLAWQGVVLKFIGNGGSLPTRQFTAVNALANKNIPPAWSWLMFVVFVGGYGLVTTLRSIRRRRAALSADPLSLVFLRVLALIVGGGLAVYFLNQQRSPNPKLTSVKGTPWVVLVILLLLVALTLLLTKTAYGRHLYAVGGNAEAARRAGIDVARMRLSAFAICSTLAGCAGVAFASKIGGVPADAGSGNTLLYAVGAAVIGGTSLFGGRGRVRDAVLGGLVIALIPNGLGLHPQLGAAYEFVITGLFLLLAAAVDALARRRQAV